In the Bradysia coprophila strain Holo2 unplaced genomic scaffold, BU_Bcop_v1 contig_137, whole genome shotgun sequence genome, CACCTCCCAATCGTCTACTGGTTCCACTCACTATACACTGTCGGGAACGTATGTCATCCAGATCTCGGCATCTCGTAGCCCCGAAAATGATCGATGGATTGATGGACTTTACCATGAAAGTTGTTGCTAGACTGTGGCCACATTGGCCGGTTAAATCTGGCCCGCAGCCTGGTTGTTGTGTGCCCTTGATACACGACCAAATTCCGGTTTATACTAGGCTGAAGTgaacaaatttgatttgaccTACccaattcggataaaaattgGCGTGGCCAATGGGATGCTGAAAACCTAGTCGTCCTCCATCGGTGACGTGATGCTCAACATATTGAGCATCAGTATGGTGAAGTCGGTTGGCAGGATCGTCTAGCGAAAATAAAGGTCCAGCCGCATCGAGTCCGACAATACTTGCGACCATGCCACGAGTCGTTCTCTTTCCCGCAGCCCCAGCGACTTGGGCACCCTAAGACATACAATTGAAGAGTAACATGCAATTGCACCAAGACTTGCGTCCGAATTTGTATCAAACCAGTGAGTGTCCAATGAGTCCAATCGAGTTAAAGGACAGTCCGTTAGCattcaaaaaatcaataaactgAGCGACAACATGCCCTGCATCGTTGACACGGTTACAGGCGAGAATAGAATTTGGAGTAGTGGCACCAACGCCCCTATAAACAAGGACACATTACAcctttttgcatttttgattgattgttCGTACCAGTCAACTGTGAAAACGTTGAAATTGTCACCGCGATTCAAGAACGCGTTCCTGATAGACGCAACCGTATTTTGACCACCTCCATTCCAACCATGGATGTGGAATCTCGTTGGATGATTTACATTGAAGAAACTTCTCGACAGTGCGTCGCTATCGTGGATTCGGATTATTTGAGCTTCCGGAGTGGTCGGATTGTTTCTGGTGAACAAGCGGAAGACACATCATTGAATGCGTTAAATAATGGTTTAATGTCCACTTCGAGTGGTCTGACGTCAACTAGATGCATTCGTCCATTCGTGTCGGGTACCATAACCCAATCGTTATCATCACTACTCCTTACCGGGCTCGCAGAAGCTGTGAGTTCgagagagaagaaaattttattgaactgAAGGCTTCATCAAATGTAGATTAACACCGAACCCGGCAAAGACAAAAGTTTCTGCTTTTCACCTGAGAAATAGCCATGCGAGGCGTGAACTACGAGTGCTTAGAACGACGACATTAGCATTGGTCTATTCGGTGGCCTAATATTGCGCACCAGTTTGGCTGGGTAGCGCCCATACAGACCGAATCGATGTTGCACTTAATAAAGCGCTCAGAATAGTAACGGGCACAGTCTCATCCACACTGGTCGAATGGCTTAATGTATTGGCCAACATCGAGCCACCATCTATAAGAAGGACGAAGGCGTTCGTTAAAGAGTGGAAAAAGCAACAAAGGGCGTTGAGATTTCCAATCCATGTAGACCTTCTTGACCTGCCAGATCGAAGATTATTGTCTAGAAACCCGCCTTGGATAGCAATAAACGATATCCGCCTACCGTTTCAACCGGGCGAGGAATGGAAAACGTCCTGGAACAACGGTAATGTGAGACACAGAGAGCCAGCCAACGATCCGAACGAAAAACCACTCGGATTCAACCTTCGACGTAAAGCGTGGGTTCGTTTGAACCGCATAAGAATCGGCCACGGAAACTGCGCTCATTTTTCCTGTTTCGATGGAATTTAGCTGAGTCAATGGCATCTGACTATGGCGCACCGGACCAAACTATGGATCATATAGTGAACGACTGCCCGATCAGGAAGTTTTTAGGTGGCCTAGAGGGGCTAAAACGTTTGGATGAGGGAGCGGTTGAATGGCTGTTGAATCTTGACCTTAATGTTTAATGTTTGAACTTTTGACGATTCTTTTTGATGACTTAGTCTATTACAACCTGTGATATGTTGATTGCAAACGCCatacgataaataaaataaatatcgaAACTATGATTCGGTCACAATCTCCATCACTATTCACAACGTCCGAAGATTAAGACATGGAAGTAGGTGTACAACCGCCAGACTATCCCCAATTCAACCAGCAAATAGTTGACGATTCCAATCCACCAAAAACTCAATGCGATGAAAGCATAATCTTTCCTCCACACATTCCACAACCAAATCCAGACACAGTACCACAATTGACAAAAGATAAACAATACAGAATACCTCACATACCGATTGCAATTGATTTCAATGTGACTATACTGAACATTACTCTCCATAACTGTTAAAACCACCCTTTCATATGAATCATCCAAGCTAtcatttaaaatgattttcgtcTAGTTAGCATTAAGTTAGCCTATAAATACTGAAGCTCTGTACGAATGGAATTCATTATTAAACTAGAAGCCTCTCCGACAACTAGTcgggtttttattttatctcctgcaagctgatatttcatacattacgcgtttctgcatataaacacaaacacatacataaccacagcctatacgattggataattcacacataacccacctagggtaaatttactttccatctacatatttgaaaaaaaataaataatcgccgaacggcggaagcgaacacgggaccagcagcatatcaaccaaacatgctgaccactacgccaacaaatcacataacgcgatgcaattggtgtcggtagtggttcgttagtcacttctacatcgatcaaataatcagagtagtcggaatgatgtgatttgaacttgaggtggatagtatatgtgtgtgagtaagtaaataaaggattctctgtatgatgttttttttgttgtgaatgcgttttaaaacaacatgcttaattaattaattttaaatccaaatttttgtggttatttcgctaatgtatgaaatatcagcttgcaggagataaaacattgttctaccttgttgtatatttctcgaatcacttcttatgtacaattgtatatacactcgctggcgctcgttatatacaattgtacatacgaagttattctcgaaatatacaccaaggtagaaaatgtactataatAGTCAAACCAATTGGCTCAACTAAGCCAAGTAATAAATTACCCAACTAGGCATATAGTAAAGGGCTCAACTAAGCCCCTCATAAATAAAGTCGCCCAACTAGGCCGCAATTACCAGTTTTCAGGTAGAAAACAACAATAACCCAGGTCATATGAATCATttcataagttttttttacaaagaaattattttaattggaCTCGGACGCAAAAACCGAAGAGGATACAGCCACAAATAATACCGACAGAAATGCAGCTGCGGGCTGATGAAATATCCCAAAGATTCAGGCTGGCCAGACTTTGTTagtcttttaaaaaaatgtgaaaacttaaacaaaaattttaataaaaattgcaacACAGTCCGAGCGTTGagacttcttcttcttcttcttaatcaGCCCGTTgatatccactgctggatttACGCCTCCCCTTTTGTCTTCCATTCTGAACGATCCATTGtaatttgctgccagtttgtccACACCATTCGCTTGATCGAGTTCGTCCATCTGGTGGTTTGCCCATTGGTCGTGTCATTGGTGGTCTCCAATTCATTATGGccttggtccaacgttcgtctatCATTCTCGCAATGTGTCCTGCCCAATTCCACTTCAGAGATGCTATCCTTTCCATCACGTCTACGACTTTCTCATTTCAGCTCTAAGCGAAATACCAAGCATACTTCATTCCATTGCTCTTTGTGCTACTCTGAGCTTGTtctcggatgctttcgttagtGTTAACGTTTCTGCTCCATACATCAGCACCGGTAGGACACACGAATCAAACACTTTTCTTTTCAGACTGGGTGTTCTTTTTGCCTTTTCATCCTTAATTTTCCGAACGCAGCCCATCCAAGACCAATCCTTCTTCTGACCTCTGCTGTCGGATTGTCTAGACCTAGTTTTAACTTGTGATCAAGATACACATACTTGTCGACTCTTTCGATGACGGTGTCCTCAATTTTGACGTCCCTGTCATCATCgatgtttgtcatgatttttgTCAAGGACATTTTGACACCGACTTTGTTCGATTCTTCGTTCAGCTGTTGTAACATGACTTGTGCTTGGTCCAGATCCGTTGCTATCAAAACATCAGATGATATGCGAATCGTAGACGAGATCGTAGATGACTCAAGTATTTTCCGTTGTTGTTTATTCCCATTCGACTACAAtccaatttttagccccgtacgaagtacgaaggggcctataggattacgatgccgtgtgtaattgatggaattcgaagcagacggtaagggcaaagtgtttgtctatgttcatagatgacgaatccgcaataaaaattttgtatgtccGTCTGattgtccgtcacgtcgatatcttgagtaaatcaaatccgatttcaaaaatttcttttcccctgaaagatagtcgaaatagtgaggctaagttcgaaggtgggcatattcgggtcggcccttcgtgagttagggccacctaagtgatttaaggtcttttggtgatatttatggcaaaataaacgatggaaatgtaaatgacacggcaaatgataggtattgacaataccaatccaggaaaataataattttacaatcgggtgagtggaccgtgagttagggccttagaagtgaaatgctactagggccctatgtgtatttcacatataactcgagtaaatttcatccgtttttcgtaatttttgtttcatttggaaggccgaatagaatgtagttgaaaaaacattaaatttgggtcctcggactgagggcgatactaggccctttgtgtatttatactcaaaattttttagcgcgatttgaaatttttgttttatttgataggaacgtcgtacggggcttcgtaattgcgctatgcgcaatttataagatgtacacaaagtagggtgacagacgcactagggtcacgtacgcaatagatatacgggtttgtacggggctcagtcgcagcaaacgctccgactgttctgatggctcgttgaAAAACACTTTCTAGAGTTGATGTAAACCATTTCGGTGAGACTACATTATTACAACGATAGGTAACCGAACGATTTCCACTTGTTAGGCGCgccaattttatgttttttcgcTCAATCGGGTCGGGCTGGACTCTACTACAAAATTcgcgggtcgggtcgggctcgggCATGAAAAATTTGTCTGGGCCGGGCTGGGTCGGGTTTTGAAAATAGGTCGGCCTGCACATCTCTACTCACCACATAATATTCCAAATATACCATTTCACATTTGAGATTGCTTAATCCATTGAATGCTGTGGTAAAATATAATCTTTTTAATGACTTTATTGACCCTAATCGCGTAATAAACCACTTAGGGTAGCTACACTCTTTAACAGTTTGAGAGTGGCAAAAAAGGGTTTGTACCTATTACGCATCTTGTATGTACCTGAcgaaatttgcataagaaaagtgcatgttttcggttttcgatcacctctcacattttttttacagacaCCATCATTCAGTGTTTTCCCTTTTGTGATGATTTTGGCTTAATTACAACAAATCCCCAGATGCAGTTGCTCAACCGAGACGTTCAAAGTCACAATCGATGCAATCAACGACGGCTGATCCGTTAGTTGGTGGAAGCGATCGAAGCGCTACTGATGGTGCCGACGACTTAAGTCACAGAACGAAAATTAAACCGCCAAGTACCAAACAGATAAATAAATGCGAAAACTCTGAATCACAAGGGACGGTCTTCTTTCAGACCAAAGTTTTAAAAACTTGGCTTGGAATGATCGTTGATAATCAGAAATTGATTATTGCTAgccaaaatgcaattttagaCGAGCTAGGCTTGTCTGGCTCTTCGTAAGATTACTTGTTAATGTACCgtacattttgtgtgaattcgatcataaataaatttaagctgtgaaaaatgtatgtgcTAAACAGCCTCCATACACTTCGGCCAACACTCAACGGGGAACAGCTGCctactcgatttttttttgatttttcgattttttttgttaggttgcctacgtaacatttttcaactgGTGGTCCTTTGTGcgcaaaattttgaaaataatgaatttttgtttgtttacagaatgtattttttaaatggttttcgtttgaaatgatgaaatatttctatattgcgaattttgtatttatatattGTATAGTGAGTTCTTTTAAGGTCGTAAAACATGGTAAATAATAGAGATAATAATGAGAATAGTTAAATTTAGcaggaaaaatcgaaaattttcggaaccatttttttaacatttagttTATGTCTATAGTATTTTAGATTAGTTTCAGTGTCTCAGGCAGACGCATTAACACTAAACACAAATAGTTATTTAGCGATTATCGATTACGATTTTAGGCAATGTCTACAACTAACGACACACTAAGTAAGGGCTACATGCAAAACTGTCTAAAATCAACCGTCATCTTGCGGATATACGAATTTTTATATGCAAGGGTACGATATAACGAGAACAATTACAATATCGTTCTCGGATggacgtaatttttttttttctacaaatcAGAGCcataataatattaaaattatttctatttctgttaaaacgaattattttatgacaaaacaaTTGTTAAACTGTTttgaaacacaaaaacaattacaATATAGAATTACATACCATTTCAGCTTGaattgaacaacaaaaagacTTTCGTGTTTACAGAAGAAATTTctatgtttttaaattttcacgcaCAAAAGGACCAccagttgaaaaataaaaaacgatcAAAATTAAGTCAAAAACATCAAATAAgaccaacaaaattcaaaacaaaagtaTCCATTCGGGTTCTAcccatttaaaattgaatattaaaaGACGATATTCGAAAGATTCATGTCCAAAGAATGAACGTGATGCAGAAAACCATTTTGGCACACCGATGaagaaacaattaaaaattgatccGACGCCCACGAACCTtaatatgaaaaacaaaaacactaaTTATGCTTCAAATGAATTATTGCTTCAAAATCGATTTGGTCCGCTAAATGAAATTGAGATCGATGTCAACGATTCCGACAAGCCCAAACGCGAAAGAGTTCCACCAATTGTGTACGGTAAAAACTATCATGACACagtcataaaattattaactAAATTTGCGATCGGAGATTACTCATTGAAGTTCATGTCCATTGGGATCCGTTTAAACTTAGCAACTTCTGAACGATTTAGGTCAATGACGAAAGCAATGGATgaagaaaagattttcttttataccCATGACTTGCCAAATTCTAAACCAGTCAAAGTTGTATTAAAAGGCTTGTATCTAATGGATGTTAACATCCTAAAGGAACATCTTACTGAGTCTGGTGTTCAATGTACCGAAATTAAGATAATGACATTAAAAAACAAGCGATTTTCCGATCAGTGTAATTACctgatttattttgaaaagggATCTGTGAAGATGAATGAACTTAAGAAAGTACAATCCATCAATCACGTTGTAGTACGATGGGAATACTATAAACAAAGTTCAACTGTAACGCAGTGTCAAAATTGTCAATTGTATGGCCATGGATCAAGAAATTGCAGATTGTCTCCTAAATGTGTTAAATGCGGTGGTGATCACGTGACGAAACTTTGCAATGTAAATGTTGATATTGACAACAAACGTCTTCTTCAATGTGCAAACTGTAAGGGTAATCACACAGCAAATTACTCGCAATGCCCTTGTCGCATAAAGTATGTACAATTGAAGCAAAATATATCCACGAATCGAACACACAATCAGAAATTCATCAAGATCAATCAACGTGTACCGACGAATAACAACCAAGAGTTTCCGCCACTTAATgataatagaaattttaaaccGAATCAGCGGAATCAAAATTCATGGTCGACACACTTCAAGGAATCTACATTTGATCTTCCCGGAAATAACACATTTTCTCAAAGGAATGATTTGTTCTCACCTAAAGAACTCATGTCCATTTACAAGGAAATGATTTACAGTATCCAGCGATGTCGTACAAAGTTCGAACAATTAGAAACTCTAGGTGAACTAGTGATGAAATACCTGCAGCCATCATGTCGACAAACCGTAAtactaaattgaaaattctataTTGGAATGCACACAgtgtacaaaagaaaatcctcgaAATATTCGATTATCTCTTTAAGAACGGAATTGACATAGCGttatttcaagaaacttttcTTAAACCACAACATTCATTCTCACATGCAAATTATAAGTGTTACAGATTAGACAGACTAGATCAAACCGGCGGTGGGGTTGCAATTATAATTCGGAACACAATTCAACACTCAATTTTACCCAGCTTCAACACACGGATTATTGATTGCATAGGAATCGCTATAGAAACGAAAACTGGACCAATCAAAATAATATCAGCGTATTTTCCGGGTACTGATTTGAGCCGTGAAGCAATGATCGACTTCAAGCACGACATTCAACTTCTAACGAAATCCAATGACAGCTATTTTGTTTGTGGTGATCTTAATGCAAAGCATCGATTTTGGAATTGCATCCGTGGAAACCGTGCAGGAACTATAGTATACGATCTGTTATCTAATGGACAATTTACAATTCAGCATCCACCCGAACCAACGCATTATCCCACGCAACGAAGATGTTCACCTTCAACAATCGATGTTGTGCTTACGAATGGCAAACATGACATCACACAACCAATCGTAGCTACTCCTGGCCTATTTTCGGATCATCAACCAATTGAGTTTGAACTTCAATGTGAAAGTATTAGAAAGTCCCCATCTCACTTCATCCCGTGTTACAAAAACGCTAATTGGAATCGATTTCaacaaattataaaacaaCGCATCGACACATCAAAGTTTTCACTTGACCAAATAACATCAACTGATCAAATTGATGCAATGATTGATAATTTAACATCTGCTATTAAGGAAGCCAAGGAATTGTCCGTTCCACTTGTACAACCACATTATTCAAAAGTAATATTTCCTGACGAATTGaaacttaaaattcaattcaggCGAACATTGGGTCGACATTGGAATCGTTTCCATCAACCAATCACTAAATCTATTATCAATCGTCTTAACAATAATATTAAAACAGATATCGATTGGCTCAGAAATAATAGATGGAATTTGATGCTGAAGAATATTAATGTGCGGGACGGTACGAATAAACTATggaaaacagcaaaaattatcaaaaaccGGATAAAACATACACCGCCTTTAAAAGTAAATGATCAAATTCTCCTGACTGATGTTGAAAAAGCGAATGCACTATCCACCCAGTTCGTGAAAGCCCATGAAATAACCAAAGATTACAGAAACCAAACCATTGATAACGAAGTTGCAAATAGTATCGAATATCTCAATAACTATCGAATAACTTCAAACGATCTAACGTTTTTAACAAAACCAACAGAAATCAAACATACCATCAAAGGAATGAAGAAGAATAAAGCGCCTGGTCCAGATGAAATTCCGAATGTACTGTTGAAGCAACTTCCGATGAAAGGCATTGTATACCTCACTTACATATTCAATGCATGCATGCTTCTGTCTTACTTTCCGAACGAATGGAAAAGTGCATTAGTATCTGCAATACCGAAATCGAACAAAGATCTTACTAAACCAATTTCATATCGACCGATTTCTCTActctaaggctcggaacaggtcaggtcaacctgaaacctgacctgCATTATCTgttaacctgacctgacctgaaatttaattacctgacctgacctgacctgaagtGATCTTTAACCTGTttcgacctgacctgaaaaaacctgacctgacctgatttttttttccatttttttacatttctgataattttataaattttggcaaaattatataaaagttCTGTTCTGCTAagtatttattaattaaaacgaaaaaaaaaacattttgaaaaacagtcaAGCAATGAAGGCTATTTTAAACACGAGCCTGATGTTGGTTTCGGGTACTTTTAAGAGGCAAGTCTACTCAATTACTACAATACATCCCAcctaaatgatttatttttacagtCAAATGATATGCCTCaatatttcattgttttgttcTGACAAGCGTCATGTAAATTGTCCTTGAAGATCAACGACATTAATGTTTTGGACTACTGGAATTCCTATTCTGGAACATTTTCCCACTTTGCCAAGTATAGCCCGCGATTTTTTCGCGGTTCAGTCCGGATCGGCCTGTGTTGAACTGTTTGGAGCTGTTGACGTTATTTCACCCACCAGATGCTCTCTCACACACAAAACTAAACACGCGGTTATGTGCGTTAAATCGTTGTACAAACCTTAAGAGCGATCACCCCTTGGCAtatttctagcctacatttctgcgcaaaaatattcgttttttgatgatttctctgaagcgaaatcttttttttgaacaagGAACActattaaagcatgcaaaaatgtgttacctttaaagaaaaaagttggttTGTGGTTaataacttatcccacttggagaaacctttgcaaaatgtctaatttaaacattttgcaaaggtttcgccaagtgggataagttatcaaccacaaaccaatttttcttttaaaagtaactgatttttgcatgctttaatggttgtgctttttcaaaaaaaagattttggttcagagaaattatcaaaaaacgaatatttttgcgcagaAATGTAGACTAGAAAtatgccaaggggtgagcacTCTTAAATTTTGTTCCTCTTCCGAAAATActgaattattgttttttatatttatgatTTCTACCGTTTAAAATGTTCGActtatttcttcaataaatcacgaagaaaacaataacaatataTTGGCTAATCAGATCGTTTGGTATTCTCTTCAAAACAATGCTTCCTGACTCAGATCTAAGCTGAAAACGCCCATAATATTCtttcttttatcaaattcaggtcaaatcaggtcagatcaggtaTTTTTCATGTTAGGTCAGGTtaaggtcaggtcaggtttggaaattacctgaacctgacctgattccCTCAGGTATTTTTTCTcatgacctgacctgacctgaacctgacctgttccgagccttactCTACTCAGCACAAtcagtaaaattttcgaaaaaattttgctGAATCGAATGGACACCCACATCAACTCACACAATATCATTCCAAATCATCAATTTGGGTTCAGAGAGTTTCACTCAGCAGTTCAACAAACTTTTCGAATTGCTCACCACGTTAAAAATGCATTCGGAAAGAAAATGTCTACAGGAATGGTACTATTCGATGGGGAAAAAGCATTCGACACTGTTTGGCATGATGGTTTACTACACAAAttgatcaaattgaaatttccaatttatctaattaaaattattcaatctTTTCTTGCCAACAGAAGTTTCAAAGTTAGAGTGAACCGTTCGATCTCCAATTCGATGAATGTATGTGCTGGAGTACCTCAAGGATCACGGCTCTCTCCTAAACTTTACAGCTTGAGCGACTTTCCGGAAATTGCTAACATCATTATTGCATTTTTCGCAGATGACCTCGCGATTTTAACATCTTCAACTAACCGTACACTAATACAATCACGACTGCAACACGCATTGAACATGATTCATTCGTATTTCACTAATTGGAGACTAAAGATTAACCCTGAGAAATCGCAATCCATATTTTTCACCCGAAGAAGAAAACCACAATTCCTACCAAATCGAAAGCTAAATATGAATGGTACTAAGATAGATTGGGTTACACAAGTTAAGTACCTCGGTATTATTTTAGACAAGAAACTGTTATTCACCAATCACATTACTAACGTTATcgaaaaaacacacaaatacATACGAATTTTCTACCCATTCATAAACAGAAAATCCAAGCTTTTtacgaaaactaaaattgttcTATTCAAAGTTGTATTCAGGTCACTGATACTTTACGGGGCTCCTGTTTGGCAAAGTTGCGCGAacattcacaaaaacaaattccaaACACAACAAAACAAGATCCTCAAAATGATGTTAAATGTTCCCTTCTATTTTCGAACGAGTTCACTTCAAGCACTCACCAAGATTGAACCAATAACCGAATTCATTGAATCGATAACAactaaatt is a window encoding:
- the LOC119073124 gene encoding lipase member H-like, with protein sequence MSAVSVADSYAVQTNPRFTSKVESEWFFVRIVGWLSVSHITVVPGRFPFLARLKRNNPTTPEAQIIRIHDSDALSRSFFNVNHPTRFHIHGWNGGGQNTVASIRNAFLNRGDNFNVFTVDWGVGATTPNSILACNRVNDAGHVVAQFIDFLNANGLSFNSIGLIGHSLGAQVAGAAGKRTTRGMVASIVGLDAAGPLFSLDDPANRLHHTDAQYVEHHVTDGGRLGFQHPIGHANFYPNWGTQQPGCGPDLTGQCGHSLATTFMVKSINPSIIFGATRCRDLDDIRSRQCIVSGTSRRLGGEPVQDGPGIIGSVYFLATNSTSPFAQGPR